In a single window of the Aquarana catesbeiana isolate 2022-GZ linkage group LG13, ASM4218655v1, whole genome shotgun sequence genome:
- the CCDC177 gene encoding coiled-coil domain-containing protein 177, with amino-acid sequence MKMAEPTGDPDGEEASRGGPVRQREHSPMLHLDLYNFECQEAEGSRYVLTSPRSLEACARCMVKPVELLSRSLSDLVREAPGRSMRVATGLCEVYEIERQRKLKMCREERERIIRQEKRRILPLVLSSSLGSPSSSKAPSRAEPVAPVGPKRYDSPMNTNTQRSNTPLSDSERSKSLPSKGTQRSKPPPSKKQQVQASKTKKCSTTQSKEYHGSGDSVTNAPSRKSKSQSLDSLQKMRDGSSGRTSSESITSSYSGDSPRGRTTQFIPKSRTLDAVNSLLGRSFSLGDLSHSPQTTKKVEKMVKEVKKKGIQELPQRDKKIAAIMIARHEEENIRNEQRYWAHLQWETQRRTSDLRKEQEERERHKAILQGQKLLESQIKSRRGKISMEDLNLAAINQSKSLLHEAQLREQGSELEKHNKVESGKGKKEGKQKKAHQEQSTKSKQLNDELSQDKLLAAQQKKQEKASQLQVNKILQNKMEKIKHQVLLQEIVQKEELDNDELRRALEKNLQKAQEKVEQLQEKKNQELKSRAQREEMQIQKARQVAERKEKERAEHLKELARTAERRLQHASQIADEVVQHKARKAIESRLEKEKIQRENRQKVLKNEDMKRQELLMSIEKKLERSEQIFKEKQSVLDNARSVARASFNIREKVRADSNIRTFDKMALEAELYANIDKK; translated from the coding sequence ATGAAGATGGCTGAACCCACAGGTGATCCAGATGGGGAGGAAGCCTCGAGGGGGGGACCTGTGAGACAGAGAGAGCACTCTCCCATGTTGCACCTGGACCTTTATAACTTTGAGTGCCAAGAAGCAGAGGGAAGTCGTTATGTGTTGACCAGTCCCCGTTCCTTGGAGGCCTGCGCTCGATGTATGGTGAAACCAGTAGAACTATTATCAAGAAGCCTCTCTGATTTAGTCAGAGAAGCTCCAGGACGATCCATGCGGGTTGCTACTGGTCTTTGTGAGGTATATGAGATAGAAAGACAGAGAAAGCTGAAAATGTGCAGGGAAGAGAGGGAACGAATTATCCGCCAAGAAAAGAGGAGAATTCTGCCTTTGGTACTGAGCAGCAGTCTAGGTTCCCCATCAAGCTCAAAAGCACCCTCTCGAGCTGAACCTGTAGCACCTGTTGGGCCTAAGAGATACGACTCTCCTATGAATACAAATACACAGAGGAGCAATACACCACTCTCTGATTCTGAAAGATCTAAATCCCTTCCTTCTAAAGGCACCCAAAGATCCAAGCCACCACCTTCCAAAAAGCAGCAAGTACAAGCATCCAAGACAAAGAAATGCAGTACCACCCAGTCTAAAGAATACCATGGCAGTGGTGATTCAGTCACTAATGCGCCCTCAAGAAAGAGTAAAAGTCAATCTCTGGACTCTCTTCAGAAGATGAGAGATGGTTCCTCAGGTAGGACTTCTTCAGAGTCTATAACCTCATCCTATAGCGGCGACAGCCCCAGAGGCAGAACCACACAGTTCATACCAAAATCCAGGACACTTGATGCAGTAAATTCTCTTTTAGGCAGAAGCTTCAGTCTGGGAGATCTTAGTCACTCACCACAAACAACAAAGAAGGTTGAGAAGATGGTCAAAGAGGTGAAAAAGAAAGGCATCCAAGAATTGCCTCAGCGAGACAAAAAAATTGCAGCAATCATGATTGCCAGACATGAAGAGGAAAACATTAGAAATGAACAGCGCTACTGGGCACACCTACAGTGGGAAACCCAGAGAAGGACATCAGATCTGCGAAAGGAGCAAGAGGAGAGAGAGCGGCATAAAGCTATACTACAAGGGCAAAAGCTGCTGGAGTCCCAAATCAAGAGTAGACGTGGCAAAATCTCCATGGAGGACCTTAATTTGGCAGCCATAAACCAAAGTAAGAGTTTGCTCCATGAAGCACAGCTAAGGGAGCAAGGTTCAGAGTTAGAAAAGCACAACAAAGTAGAGTCAGGCAAAGGTAAAAAGGAAGGAAAGCAAAAGAAGGCCCACCAGGAACAAAGCACAAAATCCAAACAACTCAATGATGAATTATCACAAGATAAGTTACTTGCTGCTCAGCAGAAGAAACAAGAGAAAGCGTCACAGCTACAGGTTAATAAAATACTGCAAAACAAAATGGAGAAAATTAAGCACCAGGTACTTCTTCAAGAAATAGTCCAAAAAGAGGAATTAGATAATGACGAACTTAGAAGGGCACTTGAGAAAAACCTTCAAAAAGCACAAGAAAAGGTAGAGCAATtacaggagaaaaaaaatcaagaacTGAAGAGCAGGGCACAAAGGGAAGAAATGCAAATCCAAAAAGCAAGACAGGTGGCAGAACGTAAAGAAAAGGAGCGTGCAGAGCATTTAAAAGAACTAGCAAGGACTGCTGAAAGGAGGCTACAGCATGCATCCCAGATAGCTGATGAAGTTGTACAGCACAAAGCAAGGAAAGCTATAGAAAGCCGACTGGAAAAGGAGAAAATCCAGAGGGAGAATCGGCAAAAGGTCCTGAAAAATGAAGATATGAAGAGACAGGAGCTGCTGATGTCTATAGAAAAGAAGCTTGAGCGCAGTGAACAAATATTCAAGGAGAAGCAGAGTGTGTTAGACAATGCACGGTCAGTGGCCAGAGCTTCCTTTAATATCAGGGAGAAAGTGAGAGCTGATTCTAACATACGCACCTTTGATAAAATGGCTCTGGAAGCTGAACTGTATGCAAATATTGACAAAAAATAA